One part of the Sphingopyxis sp. TUF1 genome encodes these proteins:
- a CDS encoding adenosylmethionine--8-amino-7-oxononanoate transaminase yields the protein MEMAAHSPIWHPFTQHGLGDPIPLIARSDGARLYDASGNSWIDAISSWWVTTHGHAHPRIMAAIREQAEKLDQIIFAGWTHEPAETLAAELIRITPDQLTRVFFSDSGSTSVEVALKMALGYWFNIGEARSRILVLEHGYHGDTIGTMSVGERGVYNRAWQPLLFDVGSIPFPHKGMEQSTLDALEAACAARPAAFIVEPLILGAGGMLIYPAWVLAEMRAICAHYGVLFIADEVMTGWGRTGTRFACDQAGVIPDILCLSKGLTGGSLPLAVTLCIEPVFTAHLSTDRSKTFYHSSSYTANPIACAAANANLAIWRDEPVQQRIDTLAEAQAAHLALLSHHPRVGDPRRLGTIAAVDVVVPDSGYLSSLAPRLAAVCRDQGVLLRPLGNTIYVMPPYCTDAQELAQIWDAIAASLDSV from the coding sequence ATCGAGATGGCAGCCCATTCCCCCATCTGGCACCCCTTCACCCAGCATGGCCTGGGCGATCCGATCCCGCTGATCGCCCGCAGCGACGGTGCGCGCCTTTATGACGCCAGTGGCAACAGCTGGATCGATGCCATTTCCAGCTGGTGGGTCACCACCCACGGCCACGCGCACCCGCGCATCATGGCCGCGATCCGCGAACAGGCTGAAAAGCTCGACCAGATCATTTTCGCGGGCTGGACGCACGAACCCGCCGAGACACTCGCCGCCGAACTGATCCGCATCACTCCCGATCAGCTCACCCGCGTCTTCTTCTCGGACTCCGGTTCGACCAGCGTCGAGGTCGCCTTGAAGATGGCGCTCGGCTACTGGTTCAACATCGGCGAGGCGCGAAGCCGCATCCTCGTTCTCGAACATGGCTATCACGGCGATACCATCGGAACGATGTCGGTGGGCGAACGCGGTGTCTATAACCGCGCTTGGCAACCCCTGCTCTTCGACGTCGGCTCGATCCCCTTCCCGCACAAAGGTATGGAACAGAGCACGCTCGACGCATTGGAGGCCGCCTGCGCTGCCAGGCCTGCCGCCTTCATCGTCGAACCGCTGATCCTCGGGGCGGGCGGGATGCTGATCTATCCGGCGTGGGTGCTCGCCGAAATGCGCGCGATTTGCGCACACTACGGCGTCCTGTTCATCGCCGACGAGGTCATGACCGGCTGGGGCCGCACCGGCACGCGCTTCGCGTGCGACCAGGCGGGAGTGATCCCCGACATCCTCTGCCTGTCGAAGGGGCTTACGGGCGGTTCGCTCCCGCTCGCCGTGACGCTGTGCATCGAGCCGGTTTTCACCGCGCATCTTTCCACCGATCGCAGCAAGACCTTTTATCATTCGTCGAGCTATACCGCGAACCCGATCGCCTGTGCCGCGGCGAACGCGAATCTCGCCATCTGGCGCGACGAGCCGGTGCAGCAGCGCATCGACACGCTGGCAGAAGCACAGGCCGCTCATCTCGCACTCCTTTCGCACCATCCGCGCGTCGGCGACCCCCGTCGCCTCGGCACGATCGCCGCGGTCGACGTGGTGGTGCCCGATTCAGGCTATCTTTCTAGTCTCGCCCCCCGGCTCGCTGCCGTTTGTCGCGATCAGGGCGTCCTCCTTCGTCCGCTCGGCAACACTATCTATGTGATGCCGCCCTATTGC